A genomic segment from Salmo trutta chromosome 38, fSalTru1.1, whole genome shotgun sequence encodes:
- the LOC115178783 gene encoding opsin-5-like isoform X2 — MSRQLERSDNKMSANNAFQVANIPWRNNTFTMSNKDPPFSDQGETIIGVYLLVLGWLSWFGNSIVIFVLYKQRASLQPTDYLTFNLAISDASISVFGYSRGILEIFNVFRDNGYLVTSIWTCQVDGFFTLVFGLSSINTLTVISVTRYIKGCHPGKDRGYGTCEINWAKANYSTVYKSYIISILIFCFFIPVLVMLFTYVSIINTVKRGNAMATEGDLTERQRKIERDVTIVSIVICTAFILAWSPYAVVSMWSACGFHVPSLTSIFTRLFAKSASFYNPLIYFGLSSKFRKDVAILLPCTSDGKDTVKLKRFKPKGDAHQGSGRGNGLKAPPHHQKEMMYAPGNPYPLTAIKAASSPDSGVGSPPCTPPPPANKEMFFIEVPHLSDGPEWECDRL; from the exons ATGTCTCGGCAGCTGGAACGTTCAGACAACAAAATGTCAGCCAATAATGCTTTTCAAGTGGCTAACATTCCATGGAGGAATAACACTTTTACCATGTCGAATAAAGACCCTCCTTTCTCGGATCAAGGGGAGACCATTATAGGAGTATACCTGCTGGTGCTAG GTTGGCTGTCGTGGTTTGGCAACAGTATTGTGATCTTCGTCCTGTACAAGCAGCGTGCGTCGCTGCAGCCCACGGACTATCTCACCTTTAACCTGGCCATCTCCGACGCCAGTATTTCCGTCTTCGGCTACTCCCGAGGGATCCTGGAGATCTTCAATGTGTTCCGGGACAACGGATACCTGGTTACCTCGATCTGGACATGTCAG GTGGACGGCTTCTTCACCTTGGTCTTCGGCCTCAGCAGCATCAATACTTTGACTGTCATCAGTGTCACAAGATACATCAAGGGATGCCATCCGGGTAAAG ATCGTGGTTATGGAACGTGTGAAATCAACTGGGCCAAAGCCAACTACTCCACTGTCTACAAGTCCTACATCATCTCCATCCTCATATTCTGCTTCTTCATCCCCGTGCTGGTCATGCTCTTCACCTACGTGTCCATCATCAACACAGTGAAGAGAGGCAACGCCATGGCCACTGAGGGAGACCTGACCGAAAGGCAGAGAAAGATTGAAAGGGACGTCACCATT GTATCCATTGTCATCTGCACAGCATTCATACTGGCGTGGTCGCCGTACGCCGTTGTCTCCATGTGGTCGGCCTGTGGCTTCCACGTACCCAGCCTCACCAGCATCTTCACCCGCCTCTTTGCCAAGTCGGCCAGCTTCTACAACCCGCTCATCTACTTCGGCCTCAGCTCCAAGTTCCGCAAGGACGTCGCCATCTTGCTGCCCTGCACCAGCGATGGCAAGGACACGGTCAAGCTCAAGCGTTTTAAGCCGAAAGGCGATGCTCACCAGGGCTCTGGAAGAGGCAATGGACTCAAAGCACCTCCTCATCATCAGAAGGAGATGATGTATGCCCCTGGAAATCCGTATCCGCTCACGGCGATTAAGGCGGCCTCAAGCCCAGATTCGGGAGTGGGGAGCCCCCCctgtactcctcctcctcccgccAACAAGGAGATGTTCTTTATCGAAGTGCCCCATCTGTCTGATGGGCCAGAGTGGGAATGCGACAGACTCTAA
- the LOC115178783 gene encoding opsin-5-like isoform X1, protein MSRQLERSDNKMSANNAFQVANIPWRNNTFTMSNKDPPFSDQGETIIGVYLLVLGWLSWFGNSIVIFVLYKQRASLQPTDYLTFNLAISDASISVFGYSRGILEIFNVFRDNGYLVTSIWTCQVDGFFTLVFGLSSINTLTVISVTRYIKGCHPGKAHCITNTSIGMCLIFIWLGAVFWSGAPLLGWGSYTDRGYGTCEINWAKANYSTVYKSYIISILIFCFFIPVLVMLFTYVSIINTVKRGNAMATEGDLTERQRKIERDVTIVSIVICTAFILAWSPYAVVSMWSACGFHVPSLTSIFTRLFAKSASFYNPLIYFGLSSKFRKDVAILLPCTSDGKDTVKLKRFKPKGDAHQGSGRGNGLKAPPHHQKEMMYAPGNPYPLTAIKAASSPDSGVGSPPCTPPPPANKEMFFIEVPHLSDGPEWECDRL, encoded by the exons ATGTCTCGGCAGCTGGAACGTTCAGACAACAAAATGTCAGCCAATAATGCTTTTCAAGTGGCTAACATTCCATGGAGGAATAACACTTTTACCATGTCGAATAAAGACCCTCCTTTCTCGGATCAAGGGGAGACCATTATAGGAGTATACCTGCTGGTGCTAG GTTGGCTGTCGTGGTTTGGCAACAGTATTGTGATCTTCGTCCTGTACAAGCAGCGTGCGTCGCTGCAGCCCACGGACTATCTCACCTTTAACCTGGCCATCTCCGACGCCAGTATTTCCGTCTTCGGCTACTCCCGAGGGATCCTGGAGATCTTCAATGTGTTCCGGGACAACGGATACCTGGTTACCTCGATCTGGACATGTCAG GTGGACGGCTTCTTCACCTTGGTCTTCGGCCTCAGCAGCATCAATACTTTGACTGTCATCAGTGTCACAAGATACATCAAGGGATGCCATCCGGGTAAAG CTCACTGCATAACCAACACAAGCATAGGCATGTGCCTAATATTCATCTGGTTGGGGGCTGTGTTCTGGTCGGGAGCGCCCCTTCTGGGCTGGGGGAGTTACACAG ATCGTGGTTATGGAACGTGTGAAATCAACTGGGCCAAAGCCAACTACTCCACTGTCTACAAGTCCTACATCATCTCCATCCTCATATTCTGCTTCTTCATCCCCGTGCTGGTCATGCTCTTCACCTACGTGTCCATCATCAACACAGTGAAGAGAGGCAACGCCATGGCCACTGAGGGAGACCTGACCGAAAGGCAGAGAAAGATTGAAAGGGACGTCACCATT GTATCCATTGTCATCTGCACAGCATTCATACTGGCGTGGTCGCCGTACGCCGTTGTCTCCATGTGGTCGGCCTGTGGCTTCCACGTACCCAGCCTCACCAGCATCTTCACCCGCCTCTTTGCCAAGTCGGCCAGCTTCTACAACCCGCTCATCTACTTCGGCCTCAGCTCCAAGTTCCGCAAGGACGTCGCCATCTTGCTGCCCTGCACCAGCGATGGCAAGGACACGGTCAAGCTCAAGCGTTTTAAGCCGAAAGGCGATGCTCACCAGGGCTCTGGAAGAGGCAATGGACTCAAAGCACCTCCTCATCATCAGAAGGAGATGATGTATGCCCCTGGAAATCCGTATCCGCTCACGGCGATTAAGGCGGCCTCAAGCCCAGATTCGGGAGTGGGGAGCCCCCCctgtactcctcctcctcccgccAACAAGGAGATGTTCTTTATCGAAGTGCCCCATCTGTCTGATGGGCCAGAGTGGGAATGCGACAGACTCTAA